The nucleotide sequence TGCCCTGCGCACCGAGGGCATCAGCACCATTGCCCGCGCGGGCATGGCTGTTACCCTGCTGCGTCAGGGCAAAATGAATCCGCTTGAGGCCTTTGGCGGCGAAACCATTGAAGGGCACGACGCCCTGGTGAAGATGATTCAGGCGGCCCACGCCGCGGAAAAGGAGTAGCCGTATGCAGACCGAATTCGCCTTTTTTCCCGGCTGCGTGCTGACTCAGGCCGCCAAGGAATCCAGGATGGCTCTTGAGGCCGTAGCCCCCAAGCTCGGCATTACGCTTAAAGAAATACCCGGCTGGAGCTGCTGCGGCGCTTCACAGGCGCAGGATGTGGACCCCGTGGCAACCCTGGTCGCCAACGCCCGCAACCTTGCCCTGGCCGAAAAAATGGGCCTGCCCGTGCTGACCTCGTGCAGCACCTGCCTGCTTATGCTGCGCCGGGCCAAGGCCGAGCTCGACGGCGGCAAGAAGGACCGCATCAATACCTTTCTTGCCAAGGGCAATATGTCCTACGCGGGCACAAGCGAAGTAACCAGCCTGCTCTGGGTGCTGGCCCAAAATGCCCAGATGCTCAAATCCAGGGTGGTCAGACCGCTCGCGGGCCTCAAGGTTGCGGCGTTTTACGGCTGCCACAGCCTGCGTCCCGAGCACGCCCTTGGCTTTGAAAGCGCCGTAAACCCCTCGAGCTTTGAAACCGTGGTGGCCGCCCTTGGCGCGCAGACCGTCCCCTTTACCAAAAGGCTCGATTGCTGCGGCTTCCACGCCGTGTACCCGGCGGAAAAATCCGTCATGCGCATGACCGGCCAGATTGTGGACAGCGCGGCGGCCTCCGGCGCCACCTGTCTTGTAACCCCCTGCCCGCTCTGCCAGATGCAGCTCGACATTTATCAGGAAGCGGCGCAGGATATCTCCAGGTCCAAGGCCCGCATGCCCGTGCTGCACCTTTCGCAGCTGGTTGGCCTTGCGCTGGGTGTCCCGGCCAAGGCTCTGGGCCTCGACTACAACGTCGTTGACGCAACCAAGGTGGCCTAACAGCCTCTGACATATCAACAACGGGCGACCATTACCCCTTGGTCGCCCAGTGCGCGCCCCCTCTTGAACCCTACCCAAGAGGGGGTTGCGCGTTGCAATAGCAAAGCGCCCGGCCAAGACGACCGGGCGCTTTTTATCTGTAAAACTGGACTGGCTGCGGGCGGACGTTGAACGTCTACCCCCAGGCCTGGGTCACCAGATCGTACAGCTTGACCGAAAGCACCTTGAGGTCAGGCTTGGTGTACTGCACGTCAGCTCCCACAACGGCGCATTTTTTGGCCAGGGCGTCGTTGATCATGGACGAG is from Desulfovibrio desulfuricans and encodes:
- the sdhE gene encoding 8-methylmenaquinol:fumarate reductase membrane anchor subunit, which translates into the protein MQTEFAFFPGCVLTQAAKESRMALEAVAPKLGITLKEIPGWSCCGASQAQDVDPVATLVANARNLALAEKMGLPVLTSCSTCLLMLRRAKAELDGGKKDRINTFLAKGNMSYAGTSEVTSLLWVLAQNAQMLKSRVVRPLAGLKVAAFYGCHSLRPEHALGFESAVNPSSFETVVAALGAQTVPFTKRLDCCGFHAVYPAEKSVMRMTGQIVDSAAASGATCLVTPCPLCQMQLDIYQEAAQDISRSKARMPVLHLSQLVGLALGVPAKALGLDYNVVDATKVA